The genomic stretch GCTCGATTTCCATACTACGGGTGGCCGACTGACATGATACGGCCAAACCAAACCGGATTTACTTTGGTTGAGCTGCTATTGGCGCTAGCGTTGTTTGGTTTCGTTTTAGTCTTTGCCGTGTCGGGCTTCGTGCAGGTTAACCGGTCGTACAATAAAGGAATTACAGTTAAACGTGTTCAGGAAACTGGCCGCGCAGTGATCGAAGATATCGCTCGTTCCCTGCGCTTGGCGGGGGATCCAGGCAGCGTACGGGTTTGTGACGTCGACGACCAGCAGGGTTGCAGCGGTAATTTCCGTCTTTGTCTGCCGGGCGTCAGGTACGGTTGGAGCGACGGATCAACTGGTGAAGAATTTACATCGGCTGGCGATATAAAGAAAAATTGGCTGGTTCGATCTGACACCGCGAGCGGCTGTAATAGCGCCTTTGGCCAGGCCGAGGCCGAGAGCTTCCTGGAGGACGATTTGATAGTCCAGGAACTCAACATTACTTGGTTAATTGGTACCAGCGCCTATAAAATTGATCTTACGCTGTCGACCGGTGATACGACCTTGATTACCAATT from Candidatus Saccharimonadales bacterium encodes the following:
- a CDS encoding prepilin-type N-terminal cleavage/methylation domain-containing protein; protein product: MIRPNQTGFTLVELLLALALFGFVLVFAVSGFVQVNRSYNKGITVKRVQETGRAVIEDIARSLRLAGDPGSVRVCDVDDQQGCSGNFRLCLPGVRYGWSDGSTGEEFTSAGDIKKNWLVRSDTASGCNSAFGQAEAESFLEDDLIVQELNITWLIGTSAYKIDLTLSTGDTTLITNSGKRCKGAAQVSGSQYCDVVNLSTTVTIR